The Hevea brasiliensis isolate MT/VB/25A 57/8 chromosome 1, ASM3005281v1, whole genome shotgun sequence genome has a window encoding:
- the LOC110652899 gene encoding 40S ribosomal protein S15a-1, producing MVRVSVLNDALKSMYNAEKRGKRQVMIRPSSKVIIKFLLVMQKHGYIGEFEYVDDHRAGKIVVELNGRLNKCGVISPRFDVGVKEIEGWTARLLPSRQFGYIVLTTSAGIMDHEEARRKNVGGKVLGFFY from the exons ATGGTGAGAGTCAGTGTTTTAAATGATGCTCTGAAGAGCATGTATAATGCAGAGAAGAGGGGTAAACGACAGGTTATGATCAGGCCATCCTCAAAAGTGATCATCAAGTTTCTTTTGGTCATGCAGAAGCATG GTTATATTGGAGAGTTTGAGTATGTTGATGATCACAGAGCTGGCAAAATTGTGGTTGAACTGAATGGGCGGTTGAACAAATGTGGAGTTATTAGTCCTCGCTTTGATGTTGGAGTCAAAGAGATTGAAGGTTGGACTGCTAGATTGCTTCCTTCAAGACAG TTTGGATATATTGTGCTGACAACATCTGCTGGTATCATGGATCATGAAGAAGCTAGGAGAAAGAATGTTGGAGGCAAAGTACTTGGTTTCTTTTATTGA
- the LOC110653126 gene encoding histone H2B, which translates to MAPKAEKKPAEKKPAEEKKTVAEKAPAEKKPKAGKKLPKDGGAAAGDKKKKRVKKSTETYKIYIFKVLKQVHPDIGISSKAMGIMNSFINDIFEKLAQEASRLARYNKKPTITSREIQTAVRLVLPGELAKHAVSEGTKAVTKFTSS; encoded by the coding sequence ATGGCACCAAAGGCGGAGAAGAAGCCGGCTGAGAAGAAGCCCGCGGAAGAGAAGAAGACAGTGGCAGAGAAAGCTCCGGCGGAGAAGAAGCCGAAGGCCGGAAAGAAGCTACCAAAAGATGGTGGCGCGGCGGCTGGAGACAAGAAAAAGAAGCGCGTGAAGAAGAGCACGGAGACATACAAGATCTACATCTTTAAGGTCTTGAAGCAGGTCCACCCAGACATCGGGATCTCGAGCAAGGCAATGGGTATCATGAACTCCTTTATAAACGATATTTTCGAGAAGCTTGCACAGGAAGCGTCGAGGCTAGCGAGGTACAACAAGAAACCAACAATTACTTCGAGGGAGATCCAGACCGCTGTGAGATTGGTGTTGCCTGGAGAGTTGGCAAAGCATGCTGTGTCTGAGGGGACTAAGGCAGTGACCAAGTTCACTAGCTCTTGA